GCGTGTCTGGTGCTCATCCCGTGGGAGAATGCCGGGGCCTTGGGGGCGTGGGTCGGACATGTGTAGGGGCTGTGTGCTGGCAGTGACCCTGGGGAGTGCCAGGCCGTGGGGGCTGTCCGGCCTCGCCGGGCGGGGGGAGATGTCGCTGACCCCGGTGACAGCAGGAGCGCAGGAAGAATGAAGGGGCTGTGCAGCAGCGTGTGGTCAGTGCGCATCTGCCAGCCACAGTGCCTCCTTTGTGCTGGCACTGGCTAcactccctgccctgctcccagctttcTCCCATGGCTAGCGGCAGCTTATTACAGAGATGAaagattttaatggaaaatcaGAAGTGGCTGGAGTATTTGTTCCCCTTGAACTTCACCTCCCCACTGCACCTGCTTCTCTGCATGCCCACAACCCTTCATGCCCCTCTCCCTGGGTGATGTGAACCATGCTCTGGCGGCTCAAGTCCTTGTCTTGTCACTGTCCCCGTCAGCCCAGGTCCCTGGCTGGGCTCCCAGGCGGCAGCGCAGGATTTACCTCCAAGAGCCAATCTTGGCACCTACGCTGTGTGCTGGTGCAGTGCTTGCTGATGGCACACGTGGTGGGGGTTCCCAGCAGGGTGGCACCATGCCCACGACTGATCGATGGCTGCAGCTTaagtaactatttttattttttagcggtattttttcccctatcaTGGCTCTAGTTCTTGGTGCCGTGAGCACGCATGTCTGCGGGGACCTCGGCCGCCTCCTTACTCTGTGGTGGCAGGATGATGGACGTGCTCTCTCCCTATGAGGACAGCGCAGAGCTGCAGGATCAGCTGTGAGCTCCACACCACCGTGGCAGCAAGAGATCGGCAAGTACAGAGCAGCTCTTTCAAGGTTTGATCTGGTTCCTATAGAAACTGGAGGTTGCTCCTGCCTGGTGCTGGTGCCAGCAGCCAGCGGTgtgccctggggagcagggcaggcggGGATGGGCGGGAGTGGGGTATGGCACAGCGCTTTGGTGCTGCCGCTGCCTTTCCACGTGCCTTGCAGCCCCCTCTGCTTCCTTGCTCCGCTCCTGCCCCTTGGCGGGGCCGTGCTGAGCCCTGCCGGGGCTCTGCATCCCCCTCGAGGCGTGTGGGGCTCTCTGGACCCTGTGGGACCCCGGGCCAGACATGCCGCTTCTTGCCCTGGCAGGGCCCTTTATGGGACAAGGGACTCGTTCCTGCTGCGTGTCAGGTCACGTGCTGCGGCACGGCGCTGCTGGTGTTCCCGGCCACGCGTCCTCTGTGTTGACGCCTCTACTCTTGCCCTCCTTGCCAAAAATCACCATCAGAGAAGCCTGAAAACCTAAAAGGATGTCCTGGGGACGACCTCTGCCCTGGTTGATGCCCTGGGGGGGGAATAGCCCAGGGGTGGTGGGTACCATCAGCTCCTGAGCCCCCAAGGGTCTGGACTTCTCCCCCACTGCCAGGCACTACAGGCTGTCCCGCCACGGGCAGGTGGCAGAGGTGCTTGTGCCACTTGGTGGGCTTATGTCTCCGAGGGAGGTCTTGGTCTCctcatgctggagcagctcctctcctttctgGCAGCAATGGGCAGGAGGCTGCGGGCCTGGTGAGAGCCTCCGCCTCGCCCGCCCGTCCTTTGCAGCTTGCTCCGGAAGGATGATCGCAGCCCTCTGCAAACTACCTCATCCCCAGAGCAGGGGCCAAGCGTCCACCATGGCACAAATCCAGAGCAGCCTGGGGGAGCCCTGCGCTGCCGCCCTCCTCTACGACCGGTGCCGGTGCCCAAACACGTGGCTCGGTGCTGCCCAGGCACCTGCCTGGGGCTGACTCTGCCTGTGGGGGGACGAAGGTGCCCCAAAGAGCCCCCATCGAGGACGAGCCCCACCGGGTGCATTATCCCCTTGCAGCACATGGCAgccaagcagctctgctgagccagAGCCTGTCCCCGGCCAAGCCGACAGCAGGAGCCTTCCTCCCGCTGCCCTCGTGCTGCTGCCGGGTTTGCTCATCCTGGCAGTGTCCCGGCAGTGCTCCCGGCAGGGCCGAGTGCCGGCAAGAGGAGCTGCGGGCTGGGCCCCGTGGCCTCCCTTCCACTGCTGCCTGAAGAGGGCAGGGATATTTTAGGAGAATGTGACAACACCACGCTCCTGTGTTTTCACCCCCATTCCTACCTGCCCGCTGCGGGAGCGTAGCTCCGCTGGTGGAACCAGCTCCTGTGGAACCTGCCTGGACAGGTACAGTGGGGACGGCGTGCGCTGCCGCTGTGTTGAGGGGCTGAACGGCCGAGTCCCCAGCACGGGATGCCCACGCTGGGCTTCTGTGATGCGCGGGTGGGTGCTGAGGCCTGTGCCCCGGTGCCTGCCCTGGCTGGCTGGTGCTGTGCGGCTGTAAGAGCCTGAGCCGCCGCGGCATGATGCAGCCTCACGCCggctggaggggaaaggggcGAATCCTGCCCCACCGCTGTGCTGCTCCTTGGTGACCCCGGGGGCCGAGGGTCCCCCATACGCAGCTGCAGAGGCCACCCGTGCCCTGAGCCTGGGAGCTGAGGTTGCCTGTCGGGCCCCTGTTTGTGCGGATGAACTGGATTCGGCCTGTGGGTCCCGATGGCACTGCCCACCCCACATCAGGTCCCTGATGGGAGCCGCTGCTCTCCCGGCATGGGGGAtgcaggacctgctgctggctggggggtTGCcaaagctgggagagggcaaaGGCTGTCCCACGACGTGTACCTGCAAAgagtggggaggggatggggcagagctggtgcccccagccccttctgACTACTGACGGCCCCCCACAAGCCCATCCGTGGCCCCATGGCACCGTGtggggggtgggatggggcacAGTGGGGATACTGCCAAACCCCTGCTTTGGGGATGGAGAGCAGGATGGTACCCGGGGCCACCCCCTCACCCCTCGGAGGGGAGCAGGCCGGGGAGCGTGCTGCCAGCTTTGCCCCCTCACCCCAGGCTTTGccagccccccgctcccctgccctgtccctgccgCCTGCCCTTGGGCTGGCGTCCCGGGCAGGGGCCTGGCACAGCGCagaggggctggctgggggccGGGCTGCTCCCCCGCTCCCTCCTAGCACCCGAGGAGTTAAAAACTCAGCCCTGGCGATGAATATTTAACAGCAGTGCACAGGCTGGAGCGGAGGATTTCTCCGGGCTGCCTGGGCGCTGGCAGCGCTGCCGCCCGACTCAgccccgccgcctgcccgggCGCACTGCGGAGGAGGACGGGGCGTCGTGCGGGGGCCGCCTGCCCGCTGCCGCCCGTCCCTGCCGCTGGCATGGGGACGCAGGGGCTGGGGATAACTTTTCTGACTTTGCCTCTCATCGTGCAAGCAGCCGCGGGAGGTGAGATGCGCTGCCTGTCCGCCCTCCTCCTGGGCATCTGAGGTGGCCGGAGGGAACGGGGGTCCCCGTGGTGGGAGAGGACGGGGGGTCGTGGGGTGCCGGGCTGGGGTCCACCTGTGCAGGCCCCGTttattcccttccctttcccacgTGCCGGGGGGTGAtgaggggtgggggtgctgggggcagccatgccagcagggctggaggcagggactgggggaccTGCTCTGGCCCAGACCAGtctcctgccctcccaccaTCCTCCTCCCCGCTGGAGGATGTCCCTGCTGTGCCACCGGGCTCTGCTCCGGGAGGTCTCAGCCTGCCTGGGGCTGTCTGTCCTGGCAGGAGGTGTCCAGGCTGGGGTCCGCTCAGGGTGGGTGGGCATTCAGACATTTGGGTCTTGGGCTtcagcccctctgctcctcagaCCAGAGGAGTTTCCTCTGGGAAACACCGACGAGGATGAAACCTCTGAGCAAACTGGCGCTGCCATCCCGGGGCCGAGGCGCTGGGGTGCTCACCTGCTTTCGGGCCAGGCTGGCGGCAGCGAGCACTGCCCTGGCTCCTGCCGGAGGATGCTCGAGGTTGGGTGAGGGCTGGTGGCTGCGGATCCGAGGGTCTCCCAGAAGCTCGGCTTCCCCCTGCACAGGGAGGAAAGCCTGaggtccctgccctggggacctTCTGATTCCTGCACCGTCCCGCTCCCGGCTCCCCTCTGGGGCTGGTGTCTCCTGTACCGCTGTAGCGAGGATTTGGATGcggtgctgcaggctggggccaTGAGCAGCACAggtggaggcaggcagggctgcctttgTCCTGCTGGTCTGAGTGGCCATGGCTGGCACGAGAGTGTGGCTCGGCTTGCCTGCAGCCGACCCGCTGGCATGGCCCCTCAGCCATCAGCAGGGACCACTCACGTAGGCTGGCCCCGGGCAGCACCCCGGGCACCTGGGCACCAGCTCTGTGcctcctgccaggagcaggaTGGGGAGCTGAGGAGGGAAGAGGTGCGCGCCCCGGCTCCCATTGCAGAGCTGATGGCCCTGGGCGGATGTGCATACAGCGCGAGCTGGGCTCTGGCTCCCTGGGCATCCCTTCGGCATCTCTTCAGCATCCCCTCGGCACCCCCTCGGCACCCCCTCAGCATCCCCGCATCTGCTGCACCGGCACCCGGCATTGAGCGCGTGGTCCCTGGAGCCGCCCCGGCTGCGGGCAGCAGCGCTGGTGGGAGTTCGGCAGCTCCGGCTGAGGTGGCCCTGAGTGATGAGCCATGGGGTGAGCCGTTGTCCCGCAGcgtgggtgcagggctgcccacCGCcaccccctgcctgctgcagcccccagcaaCCGCCTTCTGCTGCCAGCCGGCCCGTGGGGAGCCGCGGGAAGCACTGGGGGAGGGCTGCAGCAGACCCCCCGGTTCCCGGCTCACCTagggctgctggagggcaggCGAGGCGTCTGGtgcggggcgaggggctgccTCGGCTCCCCAGGATGGGCAAGGGGGGGATGGCCCCACAGCAGCTGGTGAAGGAGCCCCGCAAGCAGCGAGGTTTGGCTGCCTCAGAGCGGAGCAATGCCGAGGGAGGTTTCCCTGTGGAGCGgccgggggaggcagggagggtgCTAACGTGTGAAAACACCAGCGCCGAGAATAACCGGGATGAACACGAGCGCCGGCGGGATCCCTGGCTGTGATGAGGGGTGCCCTCCTCATCAGGGGGCCAGGCATGGCCACGGGTGGGTTTGGGGAGTGGGCGCCTGTCTCCATCACCTGCCCTGAGCTCTCCTCTCTCCCGCAGGGCAGTGGTGTTACGACTCGCAGGACCCCAAATGTGGTGAGTGGTGCCATGTGTGGGATGGGGGTCgtcggggctggggggagctcAGCCCTCATGTCTCCCCACAGTGCCTGGCTGAGGGCACCCTGGGCAGCATCAGCAAGGCCGCAGCAGGGAGCATGGCTTGGAGAAGGGCGAATTCACCCATATCACACCAAAGTGGGAATGGTTAGAGGAGCTTCATTTTCAGGTGTGCTGGTGTAGAGACTGGAGACAAGCACCTGAGCCCCTCGGGGCGGCTCGGCCCCGGCTCCCACCCCAGTCAGGTCCGGGTGCTCCCGGGGCAGCAACAGCCTCCCCCATTTCACCTGAAGCAAATTAAAGCCTGGGTTTAAAATACGCCATTAGCAACCCCAGTGAGGCACAGGCGTTgtggggggccatggggcacAGGGGCCTGGCCTGAAGAGGGATGGCTCCATTTGGGCAGGTGGcaagccctgcctgcctgtgccGGGGAAGGGAAGCATGGCTGGGGACACTTTGTCTCAAAGCATGCAAATAGCTTGTAAAAGGTTAATTAAGGATCAACGAGCATGTAATCAGCCATTACGGCCCAACTGTTTTATAGCTCTTGGGTGCACGTGCCCTGTGCCCAGCTGCCATGGCACATCAGCCGTGAATTACTGGGCTCCAGTTATCCCTGCTGGACCAACACTTGGTGTCACTGGCAATTTAACGTCATCGGGCTGGTGGCGAGGGCAGATTTTGGCAGGGAAGCGGGGCCAGCGGGGCCAGTGGGAAGAAGTGGAGAATGGTCCCTTAATGAAGGCACCGGATAATTTGTGAGGCCACCCGGTAGCACCATGCCGGGGAGCTGGTGGGGCGGCAGCATGGCCAGGCTGCGGCTCCCAGGGTTTCCAGGCAAAAAGCTGCCTGGAGTAatgagaggagaagggaaggagacagGGCTGAGCCcggaggggcaggaggtgggggtgAGCACGCGTCTGTGGTTTTGTCTGCCAGAGAGGAAGGTAGGCAAAGGCAAGAGCTGAGCCATGGGGCGCTGCTGGGAGAATGGCCCCCCAGACCCTGGTTGCAGGGGATACAGGGGGTAGTGGTGTGTGGGTCAGCCAACAGCTGCCCACCACGACAGGTGCCAGAGCAAAGCCAGCAGTGCCCTTGGAGGGGTACCCTGAGCTCCCCTGGGCCTGCGGGTGCCCTGGGTGGATGGGGCTGGACACCCCAGGGGAGCGCCTGCTCCCTGGCTGGAACCACGGCCCAGCTGCCGGCAGAGCCCGGTGCCAACACCTCTGCCCTGGGCATCTGCAGCtcgggctgccccggggccaCTAGGCGAAGGAGTGGTCTGTCACGGCAGCTGAACAGGAGCAGCGACCGGCAGGGTGGCTGGCTATGTCCTGTGGCTGTGGACCGCAATCAGTGTTGCAAGAAGAAATGATGCCGGGGTGATGGGGACACTGAGCCACACGCATGGGATGTGTGGGGTCTGGCCGTGGTGGCAGCTGTGGGGACCTCTGCTCACAGTGCCCGGGCAGTGCTGTGGGTTTGCAGCAGGTCCGGCCAGCTGTCAGCGCTGCCACGTCCTCACCCAGCTCCTACCATGGtgaccccccaccccaggagCTGCCGACGGGCATCGTGCGGTCACCCCGGACCCCACATGGGATTTGCCCCAGGACGAGTTGCGTGGCCAGTATGCACTGCCACCTGCCACAACCGGACACAGCCAGCATGGGTAGGGTAAAATGTGCTTAAAAACCAAACCGTGTGCTCTGCAAATGGGCCTTAAGTCCCCCGTCCCCCCTTCTCAGCGGCTCCATTTCCTTCCCTCGCAGGTGCTGTGTGGGGTAGTTTGCTCCTTCTGCATAAAGCaaccccctgcccagccccggcaTGAGCCCCAGCCCGGGGGCTGTGGCGGGGACGGCGGCCGGCATGGCCCCGCAGCAGGGGTTTGCTTGCAGGGAcgggcagcaggggctgggagaaAAACCTGCCCTTCACCAGTGGCAGCGCGAGGGACAGACGCTGCTGCCGGGCTAAATATAGCCCCCGGGCCCACGAGGAAATCCTGCTGAATTATGGATGAGGCTGCAATAAGCCCCCACTCATCAATAGGGAGGAAGGTtggctgggcaggagggcagctccCGCGGGATGCAGGCGAGCGtggcagggacagcagggctggctggggaccTGGCCACCCTCGGCCTCGTGTGCCCCCCGGGGGTGGCAGTGGCTCAGTAGCTGCCCGCGgtgcccctgctcctcctctgcaggtCCCAGCCACTGGAAGGAGCTGAAAGCCACGTGCGGCGGTGACAAGCAGTCCCCCGTGAACATCAACAGGCGCCGGCTGCAGCGGGACAGTGGCCTCGGGGACATCCTCTTTGAGGGCTACAACCAGGCTCCCCCGGGCAAGTGGAGGCTGGCGAACAACGGGCACACGGGTGCGTGCTGCAGCCGGgcacctccccctgccctggctccccaGGCACTGCCCTGGCCGGGCTCGGCTCTGCCGCTGCTCCCGGGTGCTCTCTGCCCTTGAGCTGCAGGGTcctggggcagctcctgccccgtGGGTTTGCGTTAGCGCTGGGATGAAGCCCGGGGAGGACGAACCCTGTGGTCTGCTGGGCTGCGGGGAGAGAGATGGGGCTATCCCGATGTGCCAGGGCTGTCCCCCGTCCTTACCCCCCATCCTTACCCCATCTGGCTGCCTTTGCAGTGATGCTGAGCCTGGCGAGTGAGTCGGCCACTGAGCACATCACCGTCAGCGGTGGAGGCCTCCCTGGCAGGTACCGAGCACTGCAGCTTCACTTCCACTGGGGCAGCCCAGCTGGGAACGGCTCCGAGCACACCCTCGATGGGCGCCAGCTCCCCATGGAGGTAGGCGAGAAAAAGCACCCATCAGGCTGTCTGGGTGGCCCAAGTCCTTGGCGTGGGAAGGTGCGATGCTGGTGTGTCCCAAGGCTGCCATGCAGCGGGTGACCGGGCTTGGTGATGCTGCACCAGTGGATTTGTCTGTGCTCCCTGTCACTGCAGCCTTGCACTGATGGTGGGATACGGacagctgctgcacagggcACCTGGGTGGTTAAAAAGCAGCTGACATGAGACTCAAGGTTTTTCTTTACCATGCGTGGGCCAAGCTGCCTTGTCGGAGGCACTCAGTGGGGTTTGGAGGGCTCTGCGCCCCGCTGGGACCGCACACTGAGTCAGTGAATGCAAGCAAGAGCGTGCGGGAGTGTGCTGTGCCAAGCGCGTCAGGATTGTTCTGGGTGAAAGAGGCTCTGCGCctctaaaatattaattatctgCCAGAGGAGAGCAAAATTTATGTATTGCGGCTGGCGGGTGCCCTGGGACTGCTGTCCCCCTTTCCCCACCCCCTTCAAAGGCTGTTCACTTCATCGGGGTGCTTTGATCCTCCGAGCGGCCACACCGCAGAAGCGCCCGTGGGACCAGGAGGGCTTTTCTGGGGGGTGGTTGGCTCAGCATCTGGCTGCCCCAGGCTGGCCAGGGAGATCCTGGGGCGATTGCCCGGCTGCCGGGGGGTCGGCCAGGGGCGGTTGCCCACGCTTGGCCCCTCTGTGCTTTCCCCAGCTGCACATTGTCCACATCAACGTCAAGTACCGGACGCTGGCGGAGGCCAAGGGGCATCCCAACGGGCTGGCCGTGCTCGGCTTCTTCTTCCAGGTGGGTCTGCAGGGACTcatgctgctggcaggaggggacGCCCCCAGGAACAGGCTGCTCGCAGTGTGGCTGGGGGAGTGTTGTACGGCTGCCCCGAGGGAGCGAGAAGGGGCAGGAAGGCTGGGTCAAggccaggaggtgctggggaaCCTCGGTGGTGAAAGGTGCCATGACCCCCCTGCCAGCTTCATGCAAGGGGGTGCCGGCTGGGAGCTCACCCATCCCCGTGGCTGCTCTGCGGCAACAGGGGGCCAGGGAtggctctgcctgcagatgCTCAGTGGTGCGGGGTGAcccggctctgccctgccccatcCACTTACTCTCCCCTTCCGCAGGTCTCCGAAACCCCTAACGCCAACTACAACACCATCGTAGCGGGGCTGAGGAACGTCTCCCACGCTGGTGAGTCGCCTCCTCGTTGGGGCAGGGGCGGAAGGGGGAGAGACCCTGGTGCGGGAGGGCAGGGGTGTGCCCCGGCGGGTTGGGTGGGGGGGACCTGCCGGTCCATGGGGCCATCTGGCTGAAGGGAAACTGATGGGGGTGGCCCTGCTGCGCCCGCCGTGTCCCCGGCACAGGACGGGCTGAGTGCTCATGTCTCGCCCTGCAGGGGACTCTGTGGATTTGGCCTCCACCTTCCGCCTAAGCACCCTGTTGCCGCGTGCCGGCCAGCTCTCCAGGTACTACCGCTACCAGGGCTCCCTCACCACACCCGACTGCAGCGAGGTTGTCGTCTGGACCGTCTTCGAGGAGCCGGTGGAGATCGGCCGAGAGCAGGTAATGGCATGCGCAGCCCCACGCTCCGGCGCCCGAAGGGCTGGACCCCCCGGGTGGCCCCTCTCCTCGTCCTTCCTGACCCCTAACCAAGAGCACAGGGAAAGTCATCTCTATAATAACGCTCCCGGCAACCTggcaattaattaattttatgagGGTTAAGTAATGGAGCTGTGGCCACCTGCCAGCAGGGAGAAATCCCATCCGTAGTGCTCTCCCGCCCAGCCCTGGTATTCAGAAAGCGAAATGGGAGCAAACCCCTTGGAGGTCAGAAGAGGCTCCAAggaggtgggtgggtggatggaaTTCTCCTCTGCTGCCCAAGCATCTTGGCAGATGTATTTCCTTGAGGGTGTTGTGGGCCAGCTGCTCTTTAAGTGCTCCGCACAGGCAGTGCAACATGATTAGCTCCTTTAAAACTCAAGACCCGATCCTTGCAAGGCCCTGGCTCGTGTACTTACCCTCCGGGTCTGGTTTCGGGAGAGCAGTGAGGGGTGGCGGGAGGACACGCGCTGGCACGGGGCCATGCCATGGGTCCTGTGCCATCGGCAGCGGGGCAGCATGAAAGGGGGCTCACAAGCGGGCAGGGGCTTGGGGCACCCGGCAAAGCGGCTGCCCACCCTGCCTCTCCCCCTGTGCAGCTGCGGGCGTTCGTCAGCACCCTCCACTTCCCGGCCGCCGGCTCCACACTCCTGAAAATGACCAACAACTtccgcccgccgcagcccctcCGCAGCCGGAAGGTCTTCGCCTCCAGGGCAGCCACAGCCAGCGGCGGGTCCCCGCACAGGGACCAccaccagctcctctcccccctgctcctcctgatCCTGCTCAGCCCCTTCTCGCCAACCCCGTAGGGTCTGGCCCAGCCTTTCACCAGTCTCCACATGAGCATTGCCCTGCTGCAACCGTGGCAGGGAGGCAACACATCTGGTTCAAGggtaaatggggaaaaaaaaaatatcaaaaaaagCACATCGAGACCTCGGCCGGGCAAAGCTTTTGCAAACCTGGATCTCTGCAGAGGTGAATCTCTGCAAGCCCGGAGCCTCCCTGCGATGCCCCCATAGCCAGATGGTGGGAGTCACCAGGAGGGGATGCTGGAGGGGCTGGAATAAAGCTGAGGTCCTCGCCGGTGGCTCTTTGGCTCTGTGTCCCTTTGGTGTTGCTGGGGCAGGATGCTTGGCATGGGGGTGCAGGGCTagtggggagggagctgggggacagTGTCTGTGTGGCACTCGGGGATGCTGGCCCTGCACATGGCTGTGCAGGTGGGTATGAGactccccctctcctccctgtgcaATAAATCCCCAGGGCGAAATCCCGGCCCTGCGTGTGGCTCAGGGTCCTTGCAGTCCCTGTGCCTGCAGACAATGCCCTGTTGCTttccccagggatggggctggctGACAGAGGGATGGGGCTGTCCTGGGGACACAGCACCCCTCAGTGCCCCGGGGcaggactgttgtggtttaacgccagtcagcaaccaagcaccacgcagctgctcgctcaccctcccccccggtgggatggggagagaatcggaagggcaaaagtgagaagtgggctgagataagaacagttcaataactgaaataaaatataataacaacaacaacaacaacaaacaacaaccaccaccaccaccaccaccaccaataATAACAGTAGTAGtggtaatgaaaaggaaaacaacaaaagagagagaggaacaaaaccccagaaaaacaagtgatgcaactgctcaccacccactgaccgatgcccagccagtccccgagcagtgatctactcccccctggccaactccccccagtttctatactgagcatgatgccatatggtgtggaatagccctttggggGTCAGCTTTTGGGGGTCagcagttggggtcagctgtcctggctgtgtcccctcccagcttcttgtgcacctggcagagcatgggaagctgaaaagtccttgacttagtataaacactgcttagcaacaactaaaacagtttgttatcacattattctcacgctaaatccaaaacactaccagctactaggaagaaaattaactccttcccagccgaaaccaggacaaggacACAGGGAACTGATGGCTCTTTCCACGGGGCTAATTTTACGCTGGCAGAAatagctgcagctgctggcgcTGCTCCTGCGTTGCCCG
The Ciconia boyciana chromosome 15, ASM3463844v1, whole genome shotgun sequence genome window above contains:
- the LOC140660011 gene encoding carbonic anhydrase 15-like — its product is MGTQGLGITFLTLPLIVQAAAGGQWCYDSQDPKCGPSHWKELKATCGGDKQSPVNINRRRLQRDSGLGDILFEGYNQAPPGKWRLANNGHTVMLSLASESATEHITVSGGGLPGRYRALQLHFHWGSPAGNGSEHTLDGRQLPMELHIVHINVKYRTLAEAKGHPNGLAVLGFFFQVSETPNANYNTIVAGLRNVSHAGDSVDLASTFRLSTLLPRAGQLSRYYRYQGSLTTPDCSEVVVWTVFEEPVEIGREQLRAFVSTLHFPAAGSTLLKMTNNFRPPQPLRSRKVFASRAATASGGSPHRDHHQLLSPLLLLILLSPFSPTP